In the genome of Haliaeetus albicilla chromosome W, bHalAlb1.1, whole genome shotgun sequence, the window TTATACTATGACTCCTTGAGACTGGAAATTGCTTATGAAAACGGTGTTGACTTCTGCTCAGTATTCTGTATGGCAATTAGAATACAATGATTTGTCAGTGGAACAAATTATGGACAACTTGTCATCAGGGATAGCTATAGATCAAAATATGTTACAAGGAACAGGCCCTTACATTACACCTCAGGCACAAGCAGCTTTGCCAAAGCAAGTTTTCGATCAAGCCGCTCATATTGCAATCATGGCTATACGACGTGTACCCGAAACTGGGCAAGGTATCACTTAATTTACCTCTATACGACAGGGCTCTCAGGAACCATATCTTTTATTGATCACCTTCAAGCCGTGATAGCGCGGCAGGTAGAAAATCAGGAAGCTACAAAAGTGTTATTTCAATTGGCTTATGAGAATGCAAATACAGACTGTCAGGCTGTATTGAAAACTGTTAGAGGAAGAGCTACTGACGTTGGGGAATACATTAAGATATGTCAAAACGTAGGGACACTCATAGAGTTAACATGTTAGCTGCTGCACTGTCACAGCAACTAAATGTTAATCAAGTTACTGTGACGTGCTTTGAGTGTGGAAAATTGGGACATATGGCTAAGCAATGTCCTAAACGACAGAAATCCAAACGTGATAAACCTCCAAATCAATTGTGCCCTCATTGTAGTAAAGGATATCATTGGGCGAATCAACACAAATCGAAATTTGACAAAAGCACAGGCTAAAGATATAATTCGTTCTTGTCCAGATTGTCAGAGTTGCTTCTGATGCAGTGAACATCGGAGTTAACCCACGTGGTTTACACTCTAATGCCATTTGGCAAAGTGATGTTACACATGTATCTGCCTTGGGCTCCTTGAAATTTGTGCATGTTTCTATTGATACCTTTTCCTCTTATATTTGTGCTACTGCTCATTCTGGAGAAAGGGCACGTGATGTTCAACGACATTGGTCACGATGCTTTGCAATTATGGGGGTTCCTCAAACCATTAAAACTGACAACGGTCCAGGGTATGTAGCTAAATCTactcaattatttttgcaacagtGGCAGGTTTCCCATGTGACAGGAATTCCACATTCACCTACTGGACAAGCAATAATTGAGCGTGCGCATCATGCTTTAAAGTCCATGTTgcataaacaaaaaagggggaatatgCCACCACAAGAACAGCTAGATAATGCTAtgtttactttgaattttttaaatcgCTCACCAGACTTAATGGCCAGCACAGCGATAGATTGGCATTTTAAAACTCCGGATTCTATTTCACACAGACCTAAAGTACTGTATAAAGATCCTTTTAGTGGACCTGGTTGGAATGGACCTGTGGAACTAATCACTTGGGGGCGAGGGTATGCTTGTGTTCTTCTTCCCACAGGAACCAAGTGGATTCCAGCTAAACACGTGAAGCCATATCATGAGCTGGCGAAACCACTCGGACAACCCAATCCCGCAGATGAAGACTCTGAATTTGAAGGAGAAGAGATGAATCAGGAGGAAGCAGCACATCGAGAATGAAAAAGCTATCACATAGGGACATTTGAAGAGAATGCAACAACAAGCTAGCGAGATGGTGCAACGTGTATCCTACTCCAAAGAATACCTTTTTTGGCATACCTGGCAATAGTGGCCAGCAACAGTATTGTAAGAATTctgatccttttttctttgcgGGGTCACTGTGGCTTGGGCGCAGCATTTTTATTGGGCCTACTGGAGGTGTTGCGCCTAAGCCACGGtgactatataaaaaaaaccattcCTTGTATAAGTTTGAACCTGACACAGAATCACAAAGATTCGGTGATGATATGTACTTCACATCCTTATGTTTTTGTAGCAGCTCAATCTGTAGATATTGCTTTACGTAaccatgcttttgaaactaaTCTGAATTAACCTTGGTATTTTAGCTGGTTTACTCATAAGAATATATCTGAACTAAGTCTTACAGTAATCATGCCAATGTGATGTCGTGCTGAATTGTGGATCCCTGTAAATATGACCAAATCGTGGGAAAGGGAATCAGGATTAAGTCAATTATCAAGGCTTTTAAAGCGGACAATTAGTCACCCAAAATGATTTATAGGATGGCTCATTGCCTTTATAATATCAGCAATCATTATTGCAGCTACTGCTGCCGTTGCTACCACGGCGCTTGTGAAATCTGTTCAGACTGCTCACACAGTAgctaatgtattaaaaaatgttatggCTGAAATGAATACCCAGGTACAAATTGATCAACAAATACTAGCACGATTGGACGCTTTGGAAGCAGTGGTAATTTGGCTTggactgtattgggtttgtgtggcaaggttttggtagtgggggtgtcacgacccagactggacagaccagggagtcatgtttaattcgaaattccctcgggctaaattaaggtgaaatgacaccaaacgatcagttaaagattttattcatgacagaagcaaactgaactggggaggcgtggtagtaggtggcagggtttctcacaacaggaattggcataagactacttctgtaaaccgtggtaaccatatacatcgattcagggaagaaggagatccctcccattgagtcacgaggttcagagcagacccccttgctttccagactcctcctccaagaagggtctaggggcggctggatctactcttagtctcagacttggtcaacagtttatatcttgaaacggatgaggtgtagggattgtggaaaaggaaagagagaagaagacatagagagaaaaaggaagagagaaagatttcaccagtcctgggtccagcgttggttcagtcagccgaggggttcagtcagctgaggagCCCAGTCCCTGTGGGCTTGCGCCCCcgggcttcagtttgtgtccttttatcatccttgcccctccttcaggcaggcaccCGAACTggtcaggttaatgagcagtttgtgagcctttgggcttgggggttgtttggggagtaacttccccttccctgcagacactgCCATTGTTTGATCcttgtatcagaacagcttatcagaagagggagctgcgcaccctccagcacgccctccccctcctgttgctgatgtctgagctgatgggcttttcaccttggctccttgctgggcaggttttgtctttaagcagaacttgccccaccacaatgtttgagacattaactctttcagtctctcacagggggttacaggggtggcttctgtgggggctgctggaggttttcccctgtgtctgacagagccaatgccagctggctccaagacggacctgctgccgagccaatcagtgatagtggtagcgcctctgtgtacaaaaaaaaaaaaaaaaaaaaaaaaccaaaaaaaccccaaaccaaccaaccaaacaaacaaacaaaaacagctggagagggggaagagaaaagcggtTGCGgaacacacagaaatggcagctgaagagtgagaacatgtaagagaaaaaaccctgcggacaccaaggtcagtgaagaaggagggggaggagatgctccaggcaccagagcagagattcccctgcagcctgtggtgaagaccatggcgAGGCAGGctgtccacctgcagcccatggaggaccccatgccagagaaAGTGGATGCACCCagaggaggctgtgaccccgtgggaagcccgcgctggagcaggctcctggcaggacctgcagaactgtggagagagaagcccacggaacaggtttttctggcaggacttgtgaccccatgggggacccatgctggaacggtatgctcctgaaggactgcatgccactgccctggtttcagctgggatagagttaattgtcttcctagtagctggtactgtgctatgttttgagttcagtatgcaaaaaatgttgataacactgatgttttcagttgttgctaagtagtgtttagactaaagtcaaggatttttcagcttctcatgcccagccaacaagaaggctggaggggcacaagaagttggcacaggacacagccagggcatcTTACCCAAGCTGtccaacggtgtattccataccatgtgatgtcccatctaggataggaactgggaagtgggggcaaTGAATCGCCACTccgggactagctgggtgtcggtcggcgggtggtgagcaattgcactgtgcatcatttgtacattccaatccttttattattactgttgtcattttattagtgttatcattatcattattagtttcttcttttctgttctattaaatcgttcttatctcaacccacgagttttacttcttttcccgattttctccccatcccactggatgggggggagtgagtgagcggctgcgtggtgcttagttgctggctggggttaaaccatgacagccaCAGAAAGGATCCATGCtagagaagtttgtggaggactgtctcccgtgggagagatcccatgctggagcaggggaagagtgtgatgagtgctgccactgaggaggatgaagtgacagagataacgtgtgatgaactgaccgcaagCCTCATTTCCCattcccctgtccagctgaggaggagagagTGATAGAATAGCTATGGTGGGtgcctggtgtccagccaggatcaacccaTCACATAGAGATAGACAAAGTACATTataaaatagaatgaaattacattgtAATTGGgaatttcaaaaacaagggCTCTGTGTAACTCCTTTACAAAGGAATGAAAGTGTATGTGATTGGAATTAGGTGAAGGCACATTTGCAAGGTGCATTTGCTACTAATATTGCAGGAGAGATCTAAGACCTTGCACAGATATTACAAGATCAAATGGGAAATATACAAAATTAGCAGAATAaggtgtttttcaaagaattgtCTAATAGTGTTAAATGGTTAAATCCAAAACCATGGTTTGAAGGTTTAAATTTGTGTATCTGAATTTGTATTGCTATTGGAGGGTTATTAATCATTTGTGTGTTTTCAGCAGTCAGAATCATCTGAGGAGCAGTACGAGGATTGCGTCGGTTTGAAGCTAGAGTCCTCGCTGCCTTCCTCATGAGTCTGAtgttcctaaacaaaaaagggggagatgtgggagcagctcggaacacctggcatttgttttcaagagtgaccgtTAGAccttgttgtgctgcatgtttgccaagcctttgaagaactagtttcacaaggtcaggttggaggatggccttgtgtaggcctgggaagatgtggctgaagacagtcacgagtatgtgtatggaatgtttttatctttaactgttctgaggactggcaaacatcccagctgggccagatatgccctcctgtgttagtagtattggctgtatgccgttagttctttctagatctttgttgaaacatatataagttggattattttgtgaaataaatggaaTCTTGTACAGATAGCTTGAGCGCTTAATTCAGTTGCCGCACTCAGGCACTTTAGCTGCTACCCCAGGGTGTCACAGGCTGTGGGGGTGTACTGCAGCCCCAAATTGTCCCCAGTCTGAGCACTGGAGCTTGGTGGGTAGCACCATGTCACGCATACCACCCTCAACACCGGTTTGGTTCAGCAGTTCATTTCCTTTAATAGATACACAGAGTCATGCGGCCACGGTGGGAGTGCAGGGGGGAGCCCGGTGGCACCAAGCCCTGGTCCCCCTCTGCTGAGGTAGAGGTAAGCTCACCTGCTTTGGCACCCAGGGGTGCGAGTGGGCAGGGGAGGTGCCCGCCTGGCCCCAGGAAGATAGTTTTGAGTGCCTGGCATGGTGCCCTCTGTCTCCCTGCCCCTTAGCTGGGGACCCCAGCATCCGGGTGGTCTTTGGTGGTGGGGGGCACTGCTggtcctccctgccctgcccccaCCAAGCTCCTCCCAGtgcacacaccccaccccctGGTATTAAGCCCCACCCCCACAAGCTCCACCCCCACCTAATAACCTGTCACATCTTGCTCACACCAGTTTCCCCAGTATCTGCCCCTCAGGGTGACCCCCCCTGAGCTGGGGACCTGGGGGGCTGAGGTGCCCCCAGCACAGGGTGGCTAGGGGGCACCTAGGACCCTGGGGGTGTCTCAGGGTGGGAGCAGTGAGCCCAGGCAGCGCAGAAGGGCTGCGTAGGGGTGTCTGCAGTGTATAGGGGATGCAGTGTATAGGGGCTGCACCATGTAGGGGCCACAGTGTTTGCACTGAGGGTATGCAAGGGGATGTATATGTGGACACCAAGGGTGTGTATAGGGAATGCAGTGTGTAGGGGATGCAGCATATGCACCAAGAGCATGTATGAGGAATGCAGTGTGCATAGAGATGTGTATAGGGGAGGTAGTGTGTAAGAAATGCAATGTGTGCATTGAGAGTGTGGCAATGTAGAGGATGTAGTGTGTGCATTGAGGTGTGTATAGGGGCTGCAGTGTGTAGGGGATGCAGCATGCAGGACCCAGGGGTgccccaggcagcagggcaggcaggagctgtaCAGGGGAGTCACCTGGGGCAGCGCCTGGGAAGGAAGGTGCACGTCAGAGGACACCTGCGGAGAAGGGGCCCCATGCATGGGGGTAAGGGACAAAAGAGCCCACATGGGTGCTCACAGCCTTGCACAGACACAGCTCAGTATTGCAGCAAGAGGGACCTTCAGGTTCCCCATCCTGCCTTGGTGGCCCAGTTGGGTCCCATGGCTCAGGCCCCCCAgaccctggggacccccagctgCTTTTGAGGTGGGGGGGCATCTCCCCTATGGCAAGGTGCTTGCAAGAGTACGGCTGTGTGAGGGGGCTGGGAGCAGTGGGTTCAGGGCAGGCATGGGGTTCAGCCAGCTCTGGGTGCTCCTTCCACTGGGTGCCGGGGAGGCTGGGGGCCGTCGGGCAAACAGGATGCCTGGGGAGCAAGAGCAAGGGGGTTAGGGCAAACCCAGGGTTGGGGCTCTGCTCGCCtggcccccagcacccaggctggggagggtgggACCAGCACCCCTGggggctccagcccccccccccagggccaccCTCCCCATCACCCTCAgtgcctcccccagcccagctgctctcACCCGTGTGGGGCAGCCCACGGGGTGGTCTGGGACTGTTTGGCTGGCAGCCCCACATACTGATTAGCCCTGACCTTTCCAGCTTGTTAAATATTTACATCCTGAAGGAAAAGCCATTGATTTTAATTGGGGGTGTCTCAgcgaggcaggcagggagctggggggcatGGGGTGAGCTGCTTAGCCAGGTAGGTGCACGCCAGCACCCCGAAGGAGCCTCTGCTCCAAAGCACCCCAAcatcttcccctgctcccaaTGCCCCACTCTGCACCCAGCCAACCCCCACACCCATCCAGAAACACTCTGGGCACACCAGCATTGGGGTGACCCTAAATTCAAGCCCTGCCTGCAGGACCCCATAGAGAGGGATAGAGACCCCAGGTGCCTTTTTGCACTTCAGCCTGAGTTTGTTCATCTatccatccttccatccatcTCCCACTTTGGCCCTCCTGGGGACCAATTTCCAACCTCACCAACCCCTTCCTTcacctgctccctctccccaggCCCTGCCACTTCATTACGATGGATTTTATAGTAAAGACATCAGATTGAAGGAAGGACTTGCTGGCCAGGCAGTGGCTATAAGTTATTGGATTTCCCGGCCGCAATTACATAGGCCAAGCGGCCCTTCTATTTACCTGTGTAGACAACTCCATTTATTTCTATTGACATGTTGATACCACTAATGCTGTTGGTGGACAGGTTCAGTGCAGTCTCCTGTCTGTCATCTGGGGAAAGGAAATACCAATATGAGCGttaagagaaacagaaacaagaacCTGCCCGAGAGAGAGAAGTGGGGCCCTGGCCTCTCTGGGCAGTCCTGCTTCTCTCTGGCCATAGCAGCTCCCTCCTGGGGTGCCAAGGGATGGGGTGACCCAAGCTGGGGAGCTGCATCCCACTACCTCGGTTGGAGATCTTGATGTTCATGGGGAACTGGGAGGCCACGGCCAGGAGGTTGTGCTGCAGCGCATGTTGCACCAGccgctgctgctcctctgctgtcAGGGCCACCTTCTTCTCTGGGGGTTCCCCCACCTCCAGCTTCTCCCGCAGCTGCTTCAGCACTGCCACCTGTGAGGCGGTTGCCACTTGGGCTGCTGCGAGGTGGTGGCTGGCCAGTCCCACCGGGATAGCAATGCTCCCTGGCACTGGTGCCGCCAGCATGCTGTCCTCTGCAACAACCAGGAGAGCTCAGTGGGACCCCCTGTCGCTACCCCATCTTGCCATCCCCAGCCCATGCCACCTCCATCCCAGTAGCAAGGGTAGACCACCACCCCCAGCATCTGGGCTTGGTCCGTCTCCAAAGTCTGGAGAAATAAAGCTTTCTCAGTCCCAGAGAGGGACTAAATGAACAAAATTGttccttctttccccaagcAAAAAGGGCAAGAGCAGCTGGGGAACATCCCTGCTGCTGGAGTGATGCCCATCCCTGGGGGAGATGCCCGCTGCGGGGCAGCCATGGTCCTCACCCACCCTTCTTAACAGTGTGCACTTGGctgagctggctgcagctgtgtGTGGAGATGCTGAGAGCCGGCAAAGGTATTTTGGGGTAGCCCAGCAGGGTTGGGGTGCTGGCTGGCAAGTAGTTGAAGAGTGCCGTGCCGAAAGCCTGCCTCCGTCCCTCCCGCCGGTTGCTGTCAATGGCGGCTTGGAGCTCCCCAGGAGAGCTGAGTGCCTGCTTCTCACATTCGTAGGGGTACAGGTACTTCATGTATCTGCACAGGGAGAGCCAGGATGAGACCCAGCATCATGCACCTCCCAGCTAGTCCTGTGCTGAGTGGGGACCAGGATGGGGATGGCatctgggaaggggaagagcccTCCATTCCCCTTTGGGGCACTCCATGCTGCACCCCAGTGGGGGCTCTGGGACATCTGAGCCAGCGGGTGCCCCAGGGTGGGTGTCCCCTACCCGCTGCCACCGCCAGGTTCTCACTGTGTGCGGAGGGTGAAGGCAGCACTGGTGATGGAGGTAGGTAGGTTGAGGCCCTTGGTGATCTCCCGCCAGATCTTCTTGTTGATGACTTCAACCAGGCCACCCTTGTCTGTCACCAGCTGGTAGAGCATGTACAGGTCCAGCACTTGCTTGGCCATGATGGGGATGCGGTTCACAGGTGTCCCTTCCGGCCAtgcacaggagagagaaaagggtgCAGGGTGAGTCCACGGGGACCCTCGCTCCACAGGGACATGGCCCCTACCTTGTCCCCACCATCACTGCAGGTACCGGCTGCCCCCTGAGGGGAGACCTGTCTCTCCATGCCCGGGTGAGCACCCATGGGCAcggggggtgcaggcaggaccCCAGGGTGCCTGAGAGAGCAGTGCCATGCCTGTGAGCAGGGCAGACCCTGTCATGCTGGCATGGGGTTCCCATCGATGGAGCTATCGGTGGGGCAGGGGGCCAGGTACACTCTCAGCTAGAATGTGGAGGCTCGGTGGGCCAGGCAAAGGGCCTCCTCCCCAACTCTTAGAGCTCCTTATAGACAATCTCCCCCCAAATCTCTCAGAGCATCCTAGAAGGACTCTCTCTGTTACCCCCTTTCAGAGCCCCATAAACAGAGACCGCCCCCTAAAGTTTATAGAGGGACTCGTCTTATAACCCTCTCTGAAGAGGGACTCCTCCCATAACCCTTCTGGAGGGACTCACCCTATAATCTCCCCATGGAGAGGTTCTCTCTCTTAAAAATCCCCCTCAGAGCCCCATAGAGAGGGACTCCCCCATGAGTCCCCAGAGAGACTCCCCATCCCACAGAtaccccccagcagccccccgaCTTCTTAAAGGCCTTTGGTACCTCCTCCCGAGAGACCTGACCCCAAATTCCCTTCAAGTGCCCCCAATAGAGAACCTGACCCCTGGCCCTCCAGCATCACCCCCCACACTGAGGTCATGGGGCAAGGGGACATGGGGTCATCAGGGCTCTGCGAGCCCAGTATGGACCAACATGGTCCCCACAGCCACTAAGTCCTTTTACAACCCTCTCCCCACTttcccagcacccccaaatAACCCCACAGCCTTGCTCTGCCCCATGGCACCTTGGGGCAATGGTCTAGGCAgcagctgggggctgcagcagggcaaaGGAGGGACAAGCATCCCACCCTGTCCCATCCTGTCCCACCCTGTATTTATTCCTCCTGCAGAACAGCAGGGCATGGGCGGTATCAGAAAGCCATCCATTTGGCCAGGGGAGGCTGTCATGGCCATGCTTCACCCCTCAAATGAAGCTGTCACTCACTGCCATCCTTCAGCATCCCTAATTTATGGCTCCAATATTGGCTCAGCTTCTTCACATAAGCCTGAAAAATGAGCTCTTTTTGTTCCTTTACTGAgttcatttaactttttttttgtgtctgtgttGTTCGCCCAGTcgggaagggggagaggagtTTATCCTCCTGGGAAAAAGGCAGAGATATTGACTTGATATCTGCCGGCAGTCCCTCgccagccctgcccaggggcTGCTGGCACCGGCCCCATcacctcggggggggggggggggcgcgaaTTTGAAGGCTCCCCATCATCCCAGCAGCTGCCAACAAGTTTTCAGGGTCTCAGCCCCCGATCGATGGCCCACagacttcttttctcttcccccctcccgGGCCATGGCGGCTAATGAAAGTGGCTTGCCATTAATCTCGGGGCCACGTGGGGCCGGCAGACAGTGCCTGTCCTGCTGACAAAGGGACCTGTCTGCATCCCCACAGAGTGATGGCCCCAGCCAGGGCAAGCGGCACAAAAGCCTGGGGAGGTGTCGTGGCCATTGTGCTGCTGCGATTAGCTCCTTGATTGATTAATAGCCCAATGTTATTGGCAGGGCCCTTGGCTTGGCAAGGGGACAAGGAggctctgcagacccccagcaagcaaatgcagaaatagTCCCCCTATGTCCCAGCTCACCACTTTTGGGGGTGCCATGGAGGTTGGGGCATGGGGACAACATGCCCCACTGCCTGCACCCCATGTCCGTCCTGATGATGGCATCACCTCCATCTCATCCCTGCTCCCCCAGATCCCTTCCAGCAGTCACCCCCATGTGCCACTAGGGCCAGGTGTCCCAGCACCATGCCATGGGGTCCCCAATAACCCCCCCCAGTGGGGCTGTCCCCAACCCATTTTTCAGCCCCACTAATTTTCCACCCCGCTGACAAATGCTAGTGCCAAAACTGCCCTGACAAACAGCAGGGGGGACATGGCCCCTTTCATTAGGGCTCACCCTAGAGGCATCAATCCCCCCTAGCCTGCTGCCACCCCAGGAACACAGCCCAGGGGTCACAGCCCGtgcacccctgggtgccccagcagcacccacgcTGGCTCATGGGTGCCACTTCTCAGCCAGCTCCCAATGGCCCCTACCACCCCAAGGACCCCCAGGATGCTGTCCctgtcccacagcccccccatccccttttTCTTTGCTACTTGTCTCCAAAATCCCTCACTCCTCCAACAGGTGCATGCACACCTGTGCACACACATCCACCTACCCTCCACCTGGGAGAGGCATGGGGCAGAGGGGATAGGAGCAGGACAGCCGGACACAGAGGGATGAGGAGCAGCATTGCAAGGAAGCAATGGCAAGGGAGCTAATTAGCTCTGGAGAGAGAGATAATGAAGCTGTAGAGCAGCCCATGAATCTTGTAGCTGATAGATGCTGGGTGGGGCCAAGACAGCACTGATGCTCCCACCTGttccccccagcctgccccacagcccttcATCTGGGGCCAGGGGGACCAGGGGGTCACCTGTGGGGCAGTACCCAGCCCCCCACCTCCAGCTGGGCTCTGGCATGAGCCCCATGGCCACATCAGCCCCCTGTGGCACAGCCTCAGGTGACATGAGTTTGTGGGGTCTCAACCCAACCCAAAAGCTGGTCACTGCTGCCCTGCGGGTGGGGGCACAGCTTGGGGGCAACTGCCCCTTTCTGCCCAACCTTGCCCCACACACAGCCAGCCCTGCTGTTCCTGCACCCATCCCCCAGCCTTCTCCAGTTAATTAGCTTAGCATTAACCTCTGCCTAGGGTTTACTGGTTATTGAGTGGCGTGTTCATTAATCCATACACCAGCAAAAGACTCTAATTAATATGGCCAGCCACACCCCTGCACTTGGCAACTTTTAATTGTCACAAGCCTGGCCGGGGAGGGCCAAGGTTAAAGCATTTATCCAGTCCCTGGGAGCTGGCTTGGCCCCCCATGCCAATAGCAAAGATTTCTGATGTGGCTGGGCCGGCTGGCAGGCCCTTAAACCCTGGGCACCCGGCACTGCCCAGATCACTGACCCCACTCTTGCAGCATCAAGGGCATTTCTAAGAGGATCCACTAATAGGCATCCCCACCAGGCACTGCTAATGGGCAGTGCTAACAGGCATCACTTGCTAATGGGCACTGCTAAGGGCATCCCCACCAGGCATCACTAAAAGGCCCTGTGAATGGGCACTGCTAATGGGCATCGTTAATGGGCATCCCTGCTGGGTACTGCTAACAGGCATCACTAATGGGTTTGCTAACAGTTGTCACCAAGGGGTATACTAATGGACATCCCCACCAGGCATTGCTAGTGGGCATCCCTGCTGGGCATCACTAATGGGCATTGAAATGGGCATCGCCACCAGCCCCATCTTGGGGGGCCCAGGGGAGTCCCTCCAGCCAGCAGGCGCCCTGGGGGGGGTCCACCTGGGGCAACGGGGGCAAAACTGCAGGGTGTGAGTTTGTGTATTTGAGTGTGTGCATGCTGACCCAGGTGTGTGCGGGATGTGGTGTGTGCATTTGAAGGCACCTGTAAGGACATGGAGGGGGGAGGCCCTGCAGGACCTGCCTGGGGGGCTCACAGGGACCTGCCTGGGGGGCTCACAGAGATCTGCAGCAGCTCAGTACCCAAGTGGCCCTGCTGTCAGCCCCCCCAGGCAGCCGGGGCAAGGGTGCCAGCAGCGCCCACCCCAGCCATCCACCTTTACCTCTCTTCTGCATGAAGCCAAAGAGGTCATCCAGGAACTCCTTGTGTTTCGGGTCCTCATCCAGTTCGTAGAGCTGGGGGTGGGAGAGAGAGGGGTTAGCACTGCCAGCACACATGGGCGTGTGAGGCAGAGGGGGTCAATGCCAGGATCAGGGCCCCTGCCTGTGTCAGGACCCAGCATCACCCCTGGCCTCACCTGCCCACTCAGACAGCAATGAGGGGCTCTTCCTGTGCCACGGACGGGACCCCTGAGCGCATCTTCTGTGCTAGCAGTgctgggctctccctgtgcctgggggctggagcaggctgcccatGCACCACTGACTGTTTTGCAGCcttgctgcagaaatgctgcatctgtgcctcagtttccttgcCCCATGCCTTGCTAGGTGAAGGGACAATGGCATTTCAGCCAGGAAGATGATGCCAATGTAgatggaatcatagaatcatttaggttggaaaagaccttcaagatcatcgagtccaaccatcaatgatgcccactaaaccatgttctgaagtgcagATGGAGCAGCAGCAAATCCCAGGCCCTT includes:
- the ARID3C gene encoding AT-rich interactive domain-containing protein 3C, coding for MCAGSANPSLSHPQLYELDEDPKHKEFLDDLFGFMQKRGTPVNRIPIMAKQVLDLYMLYQLVTDKGGLVEVINKKIWREITKGLNLPTSITSAAFTLRTQYMKYLYPYECEKQALSSPGELQAAIDSNRREGRRQAFGTALFNYLPASTPTLLGYPKIPLPALSISTHSCSQLSQVHTVKKEDSMLAAPVPGSIAIPVGLASHHLAAAQVATASQVAVLKQLREKLEVGEPPEKKVALTAEEQQRLVQHALQHNLLAVASQFPMNIKISNRDDRQETALNLSTNSISGINMSIEINGVVYTGILFARRPPASPAPSGRSTQSWLNPMPALNPLLPAPSHSRTLASTLP